The region AGAAATAAGGTTTTGGTGCATTTGCCGAGCGGTAAAGCTGTAACATCCTACTCTTGTCTGGAGCAAATCCTGAGAGGTTTAGGTTGGGAGAGGTATTACGGAGGAGACTCTGATCTCCTCCAGTTCCACAAGCGCTCTTCCATTGACCTAATCTCTCTTCCGTGGGATTTCTCAAAGTTCAGTTCTGTTTACATGTACGACATAGTGATCAAGAACCCTCATGTC is a window of Mercurialis annua linkage group LG2, ddMerAnnu1.2, whole genome shotgun sequence DNA encoding:
- the LOC126667143 gene encoding flowering-promoting factor 1-like protein 2; translation: MSGVWVFKNNGVFRLENPGAEEGRQGSVSSRRNKVLVHLPSGKAVTSYSCLEQILRGLGWERYYGGDSDLLQFHKRSSIDLISLPWDFSKFSSVYMYDIVIKNPHVFHVRDM